The Desulfococcus multivorans DNA window CATCGCCAGCATGCCCGCCGCCACTGGCGGAAAGCTCAGTTCTTCGAAATCCTGAAAAGCCGCTCTAAGAGAATCTATAATAATTTCAAATCGTTCTCTGTCGACTTCACGCAGGTAATAAAGATAAGGTACCAGATCGCCACCGTCGGGTCCGGGCAATGTCGCCGGCTTCATGGGCTGGGGCATTTTAACCGGTGCTCGGGGCCCCACATCCAGCACGTGATACTGTGTGGCCGTCGCCAGAATACGCCGCAGCTCCTCCGGTTGCCGAAACATTTTCGGAACCTGCGAGAGTGATGTTTCCAAGGGGTTGTGTTCCCAATCGGGACGGACGAGACGGTTTTCCTCTGTTTCGTAGTATCGGATATCACCGTCCGACGATTCGATGTGTCGAAAAGGATTATTGAAGCCTTGCCGCTTCTGAGACAACAATTCCCTGGAGATGGAATACCCTGTACCCTTTGGTGCAAGCCGCAGTTCATATTCAAGCGGCTCGTGACCGGGAACCGTCATATCCACAAGGAATGACAGATCTTCACTCTTGCCGCGGGTCAGAAGGTTCGCGATACCGCCGAATTGCGACAACATGCTGTTTAGATTGCTTGATGCCGAAGCGGACAGGATGGATAAGGCATCAAGAAAAGATGTCTTACCGACCCCGTTTGCGCCGATCAACACCATAAACGGCCGCACCGGCAGGTCGACTTTCAGCAACCGCCTGAA harbors:
- a CDS encoding AAA family ATPase, translated to MYKINRIKIGGFRRLLKVDLPVRPFMVLIGANGVGKTSFLDALSILSASASSNLNSMLSQFGGIANLLTRGKSEDLSFLVDMTVPGHEPLEYELRLAPKGTGYSISRELLSQKRQGFNNPFRHIESSDGDIRYYETEENRLVRPDWEHNPLETSLSQVPKMFRQPEELRRILATATQYHVLDVGPRAPVKMPQPMKPATLPGPDGGDLVPYLYYLREVDRERFEIIIDSLRAAFQDFEELSFPPVAAGMLAMTWKDKQFNKPIYMNELSEGTLRFLWLVSLLQSPNLSTITMIDEPEVSLHPELLSLLADLMREASKRTQLIVATHSDRFIRFLNPDEVVVMDVDDDGCATATWADSMDLDQWLAEYSLDEVWRMGRMGGRS